Proteins encoded together in one Euzebya rosea window:
- a CDS encoding prolipoprotein diacylglyceryl transferase, with protein sequence MISTWQLGPWSAPIHDLFVVLGALVGLAVYVTEARRRGMADRAHLLVAAGALVGGVLLAKGATTWRYLLTVDDPSVLGVLAYGGKSILGGLFGAYAGAEVTKKLVGIHHSTGDLFAPAVPAAMAVGRIGCLLTEPLGTPTSLPWGVALSPDQADGLVGCDAACLLPSHPTHAYEIGFHVVSLVAVVALRDRLHKRGMIFTVWLLAYGTFRFASEWLRANPDLVGPLSGSQVFLLVTLPLLAWRLVRTWRSGLLRPPSFPEPVAVEVGS encoded by the coding sequence GTGATCTCGACCTGGCAGCTCGGCCCCTGGTCAGCGCCGATCCACGACCTGTTCGTGGTGCTCGGCGCCCTGGTCGGCCTTGCCGTGTACGTGACCGAGGCACGACGTCGTGGCATGGCCGATCGTGCCCACCTGCTGGTCGCGGCCGGAGCCCTGGTCGGTGGGGTGCTGCTGGCGAAGGGCGCCACGACCTGGCGGTACCTGCTGACCGTGGACGACCCGTCGGTGCTGGGGGTGCTGGCGTACGGCGGCAAGTCGATCCTCGGGGGCTTGTTCGGGGCCTACGCCGGGGCGGAGGTCACCAAGAAGCTCGTCGGCATCCACCACTCCACCGGCGACCTGTTCGCCCCCGCGGTCCCGGCCGCGATGGCCGTGGGGAGGATCGGCTGCCTGCTGACCGAACCGTTGGGCACCCCGACCTCGTTGCCGTGGGGGGTGGCGTTGTCACCGGACCAGGCCGACGGGTTGGTGGGATGCGACGCCGCGTGCCTGCTGCCGAGCCACCCGACGCATGCCTACGAGATCGGCTTCCACGTGGTGTCGCTGGTCGCCGTGGTCGCGCTGCGCGACCGGCTGCACAAGCGTGGGATGATCTTCACGGTGTGGCTGCTGGCCTACGGGACGTTCCGGTTCGCCAGCGAGTGGCTGCGCGCCAACCCCGACCTGGTCGGGCCCCTGTCGGGGTCACAGGTGTTCCTGCTGGTGACGCTGCCGTTGCTGGCGTGGCGACTCGTGCGGACGTGGCGGTCGGGGCTGCTGCGCCCACCCTCGTTCCCCGAGCCGGTTGCCGTGGAGGTGGGGTCGTGA